From the genome of Candidatus Methylopumilus turicensis, one region includes:
- the mlaE gene encoding lipid asymmetry maintenance ABC transporter permease subunit MlaE, with the protein MLKGLSRVLVGLGHRVTAGIWRIGAATRLFFYIWVYLIESFKRPGLIVREIFATGVLSLLIILVSAFFVGMVLGLQGYNTLQKYGSSEAIGVLVALSLVRELGPVVTALLFAGRAGTAITAEIGLMKATEQLSAMEMMAVSPVARVIAPRFWAGVISMPILAALFSMVGVLGGYFVAVPIIGVDDGAFWSQMQANVDFRDDIMNGVIKSLVFGVVCTMIALFEGYDAPPTAEGVSRATTRTVVNSSLAVLAIDFILTSFMISV; encoded by the coding sequence AACAGCGGGTATTTGGCGCATTGGTGCTGCTACTCGCCTGTTCTTTTATATTTGGGTTTATCTTATTGAGAGCTTTAAGCGCCCAGGTTTAATTGTGCGTGAGATTTTCGCCACAGGCGTTCTTTCATTACTCATTATTTTGGTTTCCGCTTTTTTTGTAGGCATGGTGCTTGGTTTGCAGGGCTACAATACACTGCAGAAGTACGGTTCATCTGAAGCGATTGGTGTCTTGGTCGCTTTATCTTTGGTGCGTGAATTAGGTCCGGTAGTAACAGCACTGTTGTTTGCGGGTCGAGCTGGGACAGCGATTACCGCAGAAATTGGTCTAATGAAAGCAACCGAACAGTTGTCTGCCATGGAGATGATGGCCGTAAGCCCTGTAGCACGTGTGATTGCGCCAAGATTCTGGGCTGGTGTGATTTCAATGCCAATTTTGGCTGCATTGTTTTCGATGGTTGGTGTATTAGGTGGTTATTTTGTCGCAGTGCCCATTATTGGTGTTGATGATGGTGCTTTTTGGTCACAAATGCAGGCGAACGTAGACTTTAGAGATGACATTATGAATGGGGTGATTAAAAGTCTAGTGTTCGGTGTCGTATGTACCATGATTGCCTTATTCGAAGGCTACGATGCCCCACCAACAGCTGAGGGCGTGAGTCGTGCAACCACCAGAACAGTTGTGAATTCCTCTTTAGCTGTATTGGCGATAGACTTTATTTTGACCTCATTTATGATCAGTGTTTAA
- the mlaD gene encoding outer membrane lipid asymmetry maintenance protein MlaD, whose amino-acid sequence MERTTIDLWVGVFVALGLAAIFGLALKVGNLTSSNVGETYTVTAAFENIGGLKPHAPVKSAGVVIGRVDGIVFDSKDYEAKVTIKLDKRYPFPVDTFANIYTAGLLGEQYVGLEAGGDEVVLKDGDKISYTQDAVVLEKMISQFLYNKASDNKSSETTKAAE is encoded by the coding sequence ATGGAACGCACAACAATAGATTTATGGGTGGGAGTGTTTGTCGCCTTAGGCTTAGCTGCCATATTTGGTCTAGCGCTCAAAGTCGGTAATCTGACATCAAGTAATGTTGGTGAAACTTATACGGTGACTGCAGCATTTGAAAATATTGGTGGTTTGAAACCACATGCGCCGGTGAAAAGCGCTGGTGTTGTTATCGGCCGCGTAGATGGCATTGTGTTTGATAGCAAAGACTATGAAGCCAAAGTGACCATTAAGTTAGATAAACGTTATCCATTCCCTGTGGATACGTTTGCGAACATATACACTGCCGGTTTGCTTGGTGAGCAGTATGTTGGTTTAGAAGCTGGTGGCGATGAAGTGGTCCTTAAAGATGGCGACAAAATCTCATATACGCAAGATGCAGTGGTTTTAGAAAAAATGATTAGTCAGTTCTTATATAACAAGGCTTCAGATAACAAATCTTCTGAAACAACAAAGGCGGCAGAATAA
- a CDS encoding MlaC/ttg2D family ABC transporter substrate-binding protein, translating to MKYVMTIYVGLIMIAYSAIAQAIVPADVFVKSVADEVLSIVKKDKDIQNGDQAKVFALAEEKIVPNFNFDHVCKLVLGKNFSKATKEQQEAFEREFRSLLIRTYASALSKYRNQTIEYKPLREAADDKQVVIKTLILQPGGQPLGVDYSVEQVGDAWKVYDITIEGVSLVTNYRGQFSSEIRQGGMDGLIQKLVDKNKSNAAAKK from the coding sequence ATGAAATATGTAATGACTATTTACGTTGGTTTGATAATGATTGCTTATTCAGCTATAGCCCAAGCCATTGTTCCAGCCGATGTTTTTGTAAAGTCAGTGGCAGATGAAGTATTAAGCATCGTCAAAAAAGATAAAGACATCCAGAACGGTGACCAAGCGAAGGTTTTTGCATTGGCTGAAGAGAAAATTGTACCTAACTTTAATTTTGACCATGTTTGTAAGCTGGTATTGGGTAAAAATTTCAGTAAAGCAACTAAAGAGCAACAAGAAGCATTTGAGCGTGAATTTCGTAGTTTATTAATTAGAACCTATGCCTCGGCATTGTCAAAATATCGAAATCAAACGATTGAATACAAACCGCTTCGCGAAGCCGCTGATGATAAGCAAGTTGTGATTAAAACACTTATTTTACAACCTGGCGGTCAACCACTTGGCGTGGACTACAGTGTTGAACAAGTTGGTGATGCATGGAAAGTTTATGACATTACCATTGAAGGTGTGAGCTTAGTGACGAACTATCGCGGCCAGTTCAGCAGTGAAATACGTCAGGGTGGTATGGATGGCCTGATTCAAAAGCTTGTCGACAAAAACAAAAGTAATGCCGCCGCAAAAAAATAA
- a CDS encoding STAS domain-containing protein, producing the protein MAQINKSDSRWDIDGDITIAQTQALLVEGNTMPMSGSLLIDFSKVSHVDTASISLMFEWLRQAQDKKCDLRFSNFPKNLLSLLALYGVTDLIPSN; encoded by the coding sequence TTGGCCCAAATCAATAAATCAGATAGCCGCTGGGATATCGATGGCGATATCACTATCGCTCAAACACAGGCGCTATTGGTTGAAGGTAATACGATGCCGATGTCGGGGTCTCTATTGATTGATTTTTCAAAGGTCAGTCACGTTGATACAGCAAGCATAAGCTTGATGTTTGAATGGCTTCGCCAGGCACAGGATAAAAAGTGCGACTTGCGATTTTCAAATTTCCCTAAAAATCTATTAAGTTTGCTAGCGCTTTATGGCGTCACTGATTTAATCCCCTCAAATTAG
- a CDS encoding ABC transporter ATP-binding protein produces MTPAIKIEQVHKQFGALHALRGVDLTIEQGEFFALLGPNGAGKSTLINLLAGLLRPSSGNLSVMGNDVMAQYRQARHALGVVPQELVFDPFFNVREMLRFQAGYFGKGPENDPWIDEVIESLGLTDKVNTNMRRLSGGMKRRALIAQALVHKPPVIVLDEPTAGVDVELRYMLWEFIKRLNREGHTIILTTHYLEEAEALCSRVALLKQGEVIALDSTKNLLASMPGKKLRLKLASELPPSLIGMVRHQETQDYTLSLNAINQVEYVLAELRSANVAVEDMQLIEPDLEDVFVDLMGRA; encoded by the coding sequence ATGACGCCCGCTATTAAAATCGAGCAAGTACACAAGCAGTTTGGTGCATTGCATGCACTAAGAGGTGTTGACTTGACCATTGAGCAGGGGGAGTTTTTTGCTTTACTAGGCCCTAATGGGGCAGGTAAATCAACGCTGATTAACTTGCTGGCTGGTTTGTTGCGTCCTTCCAGTGGCAATCTTTCAGTGATGGGGAATGACGTGATGGCGCAATATCGCCAAGCACGCCACGCGTTGGGAGTTGTGCCTCAAGAGTTGGTGTTTGACCCATTTTTTAATGTGCGTGAAATGTTGCGTTTTCAAGCCGGTTATTTCGGTAAAGGCCCTGAAAACGACCCATGGATAGACGAAGTGATTGAGTCTTTGGGGCTCACGGATAAAGTGAATACAAACATGCGCCGCTTATCTGGCGGCATGAAACGTCGTGCACTTATTGCGCAAGCTTTGGTGCATAAGCCGCCTGTGATTGTGCTGGATGAGCCAACTGCTGGCGTAGACGTTGAGTTGCGCTATATGTTATGGGAATTTATTAAGCGATTGAATCGCGAAGGTCATACCATTATTCTCACCACGCATTATTTGGAAGAAGCTGAAGCCTTATGTTCGCGTGTTGCTCTGCTAAAACAGGGCGAAGTGATTGCCCTCGATAGCACAAAAAACTTATTGGCGAGCATGCCAGGTAAAAAATTACGCCTCAAATTGGCGAGTGAATTGCCACCCTCTTTAATTGGCATGGTGCGTCATCAAGAAACGCAAGACTACACGCTATCACTCAATGCGATTAATCAAGTGGAATATGTTTTGGCTGAATTAAGAAGTGCCAATGTGGCGGTGGAAGATATGCAGTTGATTGAGCCAGATTTGGAAGACGTGTTTGTTGATTTAATGGGGCGGGCATGA
- a CDS encoding ABC transporter permease produces the protein MSLISQRFRGPWTLFKKEMLRFWRVSFQTVAAPVMTALLYLLIFSHVLGERVEVYPGVAYTAFLIPGLMMMSVLQNAFANSSSSLIQSKVMGSIIFVLLTPLSYLEFFLAFLAASIIRGLVVGLSIYLVAICFIDLPLVHPWFILAFALFGSGMLGAFGIIAGLWAEKFDQMAAFQNFVIMPLSFLSGVFYSIHSLPPFWQQVSHLNPFFYMIDGFRYGFFGQGDISAWFSLSVVVGSFVVLSLVTIGMLKAGYKLRG, from the coding sequence ATGAGTTTAATTAGCCAGCGTTTTCGTGGTCCTTGGACATTATTCAAAAAAGAGATGCTTCGTTTTTGGCGCGTCAGTTTCCAAACGGTAGCAGCACCCGTCATGACGGCGCTCTTGTATTTGTTAATTTTTTCGCATGTGCTGGGTGAGCGTGTTGAGGTATACCCCGGCGTGGCTTATACCGCATTCTTGATTCCTGGCTTAATGATGATGTCTGTTTTGCAGAATGCCTTTGCAAATAGCTCATCAAGCCTTATTCAATCAAAAGTAATGGGGAGCATTATTTTTGTGCTACTGACACCATTAAGTTATTTGGAATTCTTTTTGGCGTTTTTAGCGGCGTCCATTATTAGAGGATTGGTCGTTGGTTTGAGTATTTATTTAGTGGCAATTTGCTTTATTGATTTGCCATTGGTGCACCCATGGTTTATTTTGGCGTTCGCGTTATTTGGTAGCGGTATGTTAGGGGCATTTGGGATTATTGCAGGCTTATGGGCTGAAAAATTCGATCAAATGGCCGCTTTCCAAAACTTTGTCATCATGCCACTGTCATTCTTGTCAGGCGTGTTTTATTCGATTCATTCGCTGCCGCCATTTTGGCAACAAGTTTCGCATTTAAACCCATTTTTTTACATGATTGATGGTTTTAGATATGGCTTCTTTGGGCAAGGCGACATCTCAGCTTGGTTTAGTTTGAGTGTTGTTGTGGGGAGCTTTGTTGTCCTATCATTGGTGACAATTGGCATGTTAAAAGCTGGATATAAATTACGGGGTTAA
- a CDS encoding BolA family protein, which translates to MLSADELKTYITNGLICEHVAVLGDDGQHFEAIIVSAAFVGKNMVQQHQLVYQALGDRMRSEIHALSMRTFTPDAWQANGKRA; encoded by the coding sequence ATGTTAAGTGCGGATGAGTTAAAAACCTATATTACGAATGGCCTTATATGCGAGCATGTCGCAGTGCTTGGGGATGATGGGCAGCATTTTGAAGCCATTATTGTGAGTGCGGCTTTTGTAGGTAAGAATATGGTGCAACAGCATCAATTAGTTTATCAAGCGCTGGGCGATAGAATGCGCTCAGAAATACATGCGCTTTCAATGCGCACTTTTACACCCGATGCCTGGCAGGCTAATGGTAAGCGGGCTTAA
- the grxD gene encoding Grx4 family monothiol glutaredoxin gives MDVQAAIKSQVTSNPVVLYMKGSPKFPQCGFSGLAIQILQACGVQNLVAVDVLADPAIRDGIKVYANWPTIPQLYINGEFVGGSDIMRSMYEQGELQKLLAEVAA, from the coding sequence ATGGATGTTCAAGCAGCAATTAAGAGTCAAGTAACTAGCAACCCTGTTGTGCTTTACATGAAGGGCAGTCCTAAATTTCCACAATGTGGTTTTTCTGGTTTAGCGATTCAAATTTTACAAGCATGTGGTGTGCAGAATTTAGTGGCGGTGGACGTGTTAGCTGATCCAGCAATTCGTGATGGGATTAAGGTTTACGCAAACTGGCCAACGATTCCTCAACTTTATATCAATGGTGAGTTCGTTGGTGGTTCAGACATTATGCGCAGTATGTATGAACAAGGTGAATTACAAAAACTATTAGCGGAAGTGGCTGCTTAA
- the murA gene encoding UDP-N-acetylglucosamine 1-carboxyvinyltransferase, with amino-acid sequence MDKLLIQGGARLNGEVTVSGAKNAALPILCAALLAEDTLKLSSVPKLKDVGTTIHLLEHMGVKVNRQADKVDLDARHIQSLEAPYEMVKTMRASILVLGPLLARFGKARVSLPGGCAIGSRPVDLHIKGLQAMGAKIHIEHGYIEATTEHLPNKRLQGARYYMDLVTVTGTENLMMAAALANGTTVLENAAKEPEVVDMAECLIKMGAKIKGAGTDVITIEGVEKLHGATHQVVCDRIEAGTYMVAAAMTGGEVKLLNVKENLLDAVIEKLREAGAEVICDQNTITVKSDGKLKAVNIRTAPHPAFPTDMQAQFMALNTVAEGVSKVTETIFENRFMHVQEMQRLGANIDIDGNTALVKGVAQLEGATVMATDLRASASLVLAGLVAQGQTVIERIYHLDRGYENLEEKFNALGANVKRVS; translated from the coding sequence TTGGACAAACTCCTTATTCAGGGTGGTGCTCGTCTTAATGGTGAAGTCACCGTTTCAGGCGCTAAAAATGCAGCATTGCCAATCTTGTGTGCGGCATTATTAGCGGAAGATACGTTGAAGTTGTCTAGCGTTCCTAAGCTCAAAGATGTAGGCACCACAATTCATTTGCTTGAGCATATGGGCGTTAAGGTGAACCGCCAAGCGGACAAAGTAGATTTGGACGCGCGTCATATTCAAAGCCTTGAAGCCCCCTATGAAATGGTGAAAACCATGCGAGCTTCTATCTTGGTGTTAGGCCCATTGTTGGCTCGCTTTGGTAAGGCGCGTGTTTCATTGCCAGGTGGCTGTGCAATTGGCTCTCGTCCGGTGGATTTGCATATCAAAGGCTTACAAGCCATGGGCGCTAAAATCCATATCGAGCATGGTTACATCGAAGCAACAACAGAGCATTTGCCAAATAAACGCCTGCAAGGTGCACGTTATTACATGGATTTGGTCACAGTCACTGGGACTGAAAATTTGATGATGGCTGCTGCACTCGCTAACGGCACCACGGTTTTAGAAAATGCGGCTAAAGAGCCTGAAGTTGTTGATATGGCAGAGTGCTTGATTAAAATGGGCGCTAAAATTAAAGGTGCTGGTACCGATGTGATTACGATTGAAGGTGTTGAAAAATTGCATGGTGCGACTCATCAGGTAGTGTGTGATCGTATCGAAGCGGGCACTTACATGGTCGCAGCAGCAATGACAGGCGGAGAAGTGAAGCTTCTTAATGTCAAAGAAAACTTACTGGATGCGGTGATTGAGAAGCTGCGTGAAGCTGGTGCTGAAGTGATTTGTGACCAGAATACCATTACCGTTAAAAGTGATGGCAAGCTTAAAGCTGTGAATATTCGTACCGCACCGCATCCTGCTTTTCCAACGGATATGCAAGCCCAGTTTATGGCGCTTAACACGGTGGCTGAAGGCGTTTCAAAAGTCACAGAAACGATTTTTGAAAACCGCTTTATGCATGTTCAAGAAATGCAGCGCTTAGGTGCAAATATTGATATTGATGGCAATACGGCTTTAGTAAAAGGCGTTGCCCAGTTAGAAGGTGCGACCGTCATGGCGACAGATTTACGTGCCTCAGCAAGTTTGGTGTTGGCTGGCCTAGTTGCCCAGGGGCAAACCGTGATTGAACGTATTTATCATTTAGATCGTGGATACGAAAATCTTGAAGAGAAATTTAATGCGCTTGGTGCAAATGTGAAGCGCGTTTCTTAA
- the hisG gene encoding ATP phosphoribosyltransferase: MITIALSKGRIFQETTPLLAAAGIHALEDPEASRKLILPTNRDDVRLIIVRASDVPTYVQYGAADLGIAGKDVLDEHGGEGLYQPIDLQIAKCKMMVAVREDFDYFASIRSGARLKVVTKYVKTAREHFAAKGMHVDLIKLYGSMELGPLVGLADVIVDLVSTGSTLRANNLKAVEEVGEVSSRLVVNQASFKLNRAKLQPMMDAFIGAIGK, encoded by the coding sequence ATGATTACCATTGCACTTTCAAAAGGCAGAATCTTCCAAGAAACCACACCATTATTGGCGGCGGCAGGTATCCATGCGCTTGAAGATCCTGAAGCCTCACGTAAGTTGATTTTGCCAACGAATCGCGATGATGTGCGTTTGATTATTGTGCGTGCTTCCGATGTGCCAACCTATGTGCAATATGGCGCTGCCGATTTGGGCATTGCAGGTAAAGACGTCCTAGATGAGCATGGCGGAGAAGGTCTTTATCAGCCGATTGACTTGCAAATCGCAAAATGCAAAATGATGGTCGCGGTGCGTGAAGATTTTGATTATTTTGCTTCTATTCGAAGCGGTGCGCGTCTTAAAGTCGTCACTAAATATGTTAAAACGGCGCGTGAACATTTTGCTGCTAAAGGCATGCACGTAGATTTAATTAAGCTTTACGGTTCAATGGAGCTTGGCCCTTTAGTGGGCTTGGCTGATGTGATTGTGGATTTGGTCAGCACAGGGAGCACCCTGCGTGCGAACAATCTCAAAGCGGTTGAAGAGGTGGGGGAGGTCAGTTCACGCTTGGTGGTTAATCAAGCTTCCTTCAAGCTCAATCGCGCTAAATTACAGCCTATGATGGATGCTTTTATCGGCGCTATCGGTAAGTAA
- the hisD gene encoding histidinol dehydrogenase, with the protein MKLRRFSSTDADFDSKLKALLAFETAQDDSVDEVVANILKDVKKRGDAAVLEYTNRFDKTNATSLTQLEIPQAELLAALNGLPAEQRDALKAAADRVRSYHEKQLMASWQYTEADGTILGQQVTALDRVGLYVPGGKAAYPSSVLMNAIPAKVAGVEELIMVVPTPHGEKNQLVLAAAAIAGVDRVFCIGGAQGVGAMAYGTETVPQVDKIVGPGNAYVAAAKRRVFGFVGIDMVAGPSEILVICDGKTNPDWVAMDLFSQAEHDELAQAILLSPDAAFLDQVYASIQTLVKTMPRQDIISTSLTDRGALIQVRDLDEAAEISNYIAPEHLELSLEDPLAFSKKIKHAGAIFMGRDTCEALGDYCAGPNHVLPTSRTARFSSPLGVYDFQKRSSLIFVSSAGAQTLGKVAATLAYGEGLQAHAQSAEYRLKK; encoded by the coding sequence ATTAAACTTAGACGTTTTTCCAGTACAGATGCTGATTTTGATAGCAAATTAAAAGCATTGCTCGCATTTGAAACTGCACAAGACGACAGTGTTGATGAGGTGGTTGCGAATATTCTCAAAGACGTGAAAAAGCGTGGCGATGCTGCGGTCTTGGAGTACACCAACCGCTTTGATAAAACCAATGCGACTTCTTTGACGCAATTGGAAATTCCTCAAGCTGAGCTTTTAGCTGCATTAAATGGCTTACCAGCCGAACAGCGTGATGCTTTAAAAGCTGCGGCTGATCGTGTTCGTTCTTACCATGAAAAGCAATTGATGGCTTCGTGGCAATACACTGAAGCGGATGGCACAATTTTAGGTCAGCAAGTCACTGCTTTAGACCGTGTAGGCCTTTACGTGCCGGGAGGCAAAGCTGCTTATCCATCTTCCGTCTTGATGAATGCGATTCCAGCTAAAGTGGCGGGTGTTGAAGAGTTGATTATGGTAGTGCCAACGCCTCATGGCGAGAAAAACCAATTGGTCTTAGCTGCTGCAGCGATTGCTGGTGTTGACCGTGTGTTCTGTATTGGCGGTGCGCAAGGCGTTGGCGCGATGGCTTACGGAACTGAAACGGTGCCACAAGTCGATAAAATCGTAGGCCCAGGCAATGCTTATGTGGCTGCTGCAAAGCGCCGTGTATTTGGTTTTGTTGGTATTGATATGGTCGCTGGACCTTCCGAGATTTTAGTGATTTGTGATGGCAAAACCAATCCTGATTGGGTAGCGATGGATTTGTTCAGCCAGGCGGAGCATGATGAGTTGGCACAAGCTATCTTGCTCAGTCCAGATGCTGCTTTCTTGGATCAAGTGTATGCCAGCATTCAAACGCTAGTGAAAACCATGCCACGTCAAGACATCATCTCTACTTCATTGACAGATCGTGGCGCTTTAATTCAAGTGCGCGATTTGGATGAGGCCGCTGAAATCAGTAACTACATTGCGCCTGAGCATTTAGAGCTGTCGCTTGAAGACCCGCTCGCATTCAGCAAAAAAATCAAACATGCGGGTGCTATTTTTATGGGTCGTGATACTTGCGAGGCACTTGGCGATTATTGCGCAGGCCCGAATCATGTGCTGCCAACTTCACGGACTGCACGTTTTTCATCGCCATTAGGTGTTTATGACTTCCAAAAACGCTCAAGCCTAATCTTTGTTTCGTCAGCGGGCGCACAAACATTGGGTAAAGTTGCCGCGACTTTGGCTTATGGCGAAGGGCTGCAAGCGCACGCCCAATCTGCGGAATATAGACTAAAAAAATGA
- the hisC gene encoding histidinol-phosphate transaminase has translation MSQYWSKLVHSLTPYVPGEQPKINNLIKLNTNENPYGPSPKVIAALQKEAADTLRLYPDPNSDALKQAVAKYHGLNSNQVFVGNGSDEVLAHVFNALLKHDKPVLFPDITYSFYPVYCGLYEIEFETVPLNDTFEIKVDDYSKANGGIIFPNPNAPTGRLVALADIERLLKHNTDSVVVIDEAYVDFGGESAVRLVNQYPQLLVTHTLSKGRSLAGLRVGYAVGHPDLIDALHRVKDSFNSYPLDRFAQAGAIAAMEDQAYFENCCQRVIETRRVVVEAMQRLGFEVLPSGANFIFARHPNHDAAHLSGLLREQKIIVRHFKKPARINQFLRITIGTDLECQALTSALESMIKS, from the coding sequence ATGAGCCAATACTGGAGCAAGCTTGTTCACTCGCTGACACCCTACGTGCCAGGCGAACAGCCTAAAATCAACAATCTCATTAAGTTAAATACTAATGAGAACCCTTATGGGCCAAGTCCAAAGGTGATTGCTGCTTTGCAGAAAGAAGCTGCTGATACCTTGCGTCTTTATCCAGATCCAAATTCTGATGCGCTTAAACAAGCGGTTGCTAAATATCATGGATTAAATAGCAATCAAGTGTTTGTTGGAAATGGCTCTGATGAAGTGTTGGCACATGTTTTTAACGCATTGCTTAAGCATGATAAGCCTGTTTTATTTCCGGATATTACTTACAGTTTTTATCCTGTTTACTGCGGACTGTACGAAATTGAATTTGAAACAGTGCCGCTAAACGACACATTCGAAATCAAAGTCGACGATTACTCTAAGGCAAATGGTGGAATTATTTTCCCAAACCCTAATGCGCCTACTGGGCGTTTAGTTGCCCTTGCAGACATTGAGCGGTTGTTGAAACACAACACAGATTCTGTCGTGGTGATCGATGAAGCTTATGTGGATTTTGGTGGTGAATCAGCAGTTAGGCTGGTGAACCAATACCCACAATTATTAGTAACTCACACCCTATCAAAGGGTCGTTCGCTTGCTGGGTTGCGGGTTGGTTATGCCGTCGGCCATCCAGACCTCATTGATGCGCTTCACCGAGTTAAAGACAGTTTTAACTCCTATCCGCTTGATCGTTTTGCCCAAGCTGGGGCAATTGCGGCAATGGAAGACCAGGCCTATTTTGAAAATTGTTGTCAGCGCGTGATTGAAACTCGCAGGGTAGTTGTAGAAGCGATGCAGCGCCTAGGTTTTGAAGTCCTGCCTTCAGGGGCCAATTTCATTTTTGCGCGACACCCAAATCATGATGCAGCCCATTTATCTGGATTGTTAAGGGAACAAAAAATCATTGTTCGTCATTTCAAAAAGCCAGCACGAATTAATCAGTTTTTGCGCATCACTATTGGTACAGATCTTGAGTGTCAAGCGCTGACATCTGCCTTAGAAAGCATGATTAAATCGTAA
- the hxlA gene encoding 3-hexulose-6-phosphate synthase yields MALTQMALDSLDFDATVALATKVAPHVDILEIGTPCIKHNGIKLLETLRAKFPNNKILVDLKTADAGFYEAEPFYKAGADICTVLGTSDIGTVKGVIDVANKYGKKAQVDLINVADKKALTEQVAKLGAHIIGVHTGLDQQAAGQTPFADLALVAGLKLGVEISVAGGVKASTAAQVRDAGATIIVAGAAIYGAADPAASAAEITAIAHGGKSGGLFGWLKGLFS; encoded by the coding sequence ATGGCATTAACACAAATGGCTTTAGACTCATTGGATTTTGACGCAACAGTAGCATTGGCTACAAAAGTTGCTCCACATGTTGATATTCTTGAAATTGGCACACCATGCATTAAGCATAACGGTATCAAATTGCTTGAAACACTTCGTGCTAAATTCCCAAACAACAAAATCTTAGTTGACTTAAAAACAGCGGATGCTGGTTTTTACGAAGCTGAGCCGTTTTACAAAGCTGGTGCAGACATCTGTACAGTTTTGGGCACTTCAGATATTGGCACTGTAAAAGGTGTAATCGATGTAGCTAACAAGTACGGCAAAAAAGCACAAGTTGACTTGATCAACGTTGCTGACAAAAAGGCATTAACAGAACAAGTTGCTAAACTTGGTGCGCATATTATTGGTGTGCATACTGGTTTAGATCAACAAGCTGCAGGTCAAACACCATTTGCAGATTTGGCATTAGTGGCTGGTTTGAAATTAGGCGTTGAGATCTCTGTTGCTGGTGGCGTTAAAGCTTCTACAGCTGCTCAAGTACGTGATGCTGGCGCAACAATCATTGTTGCTGGTGCTGCAATTTACGGTGCTGCTGATCCTGCTGCTTCTGCTGCAGAAATCACAGCAATTGCACACGGTGGCAAATCAGGTGGTTTGTTCGGTTGGTTGAAAGGTTTATTTAGCTAA
- the hisB gene encoding imidazoleglycerol-phosphate dehydratase HisB yields MRKAEVSRNTLETQIVVSINLDGTGASQLASGLGFLDHMIDQIARHGMMDIKVEAKGDLHIDAHHTVEDVGITLGQAFAKAIGDKKGVRRYGHSYVPLDEALSRVVLDLSGRPGLEFGVEFKRARIGDFDVDLIHEFFQGFVNHALVTLHIDNLRGDNAHHQSETIFKAFGRALRMAAELDPRMAGIMPSTKGSL; encoded by the coding sequence ATGCGTAAAGCTGAAGTAAGCCGTAATACTCTAGAAACCCAAATTGTTGTTTCAATTAATCTTGATGGCACTGGGGCCTCTCAATTGGCGAGTGGGCTAGGTTTTCTTGATCACATGATTGACCAGATTGCCAGACACGGCATGATGGATATCAAAGTTGAAGCGAAAGGTGATTTGCATATTGATGCGCATCACACTGTAGAAGATGTTGGCATTACCCTTGGCCAAGCCTTTGCAAAAGCAATTGGCGATAAAAAAGGTGTGCGACGCTACGGCCATTCATATGTGCCTCTTGACGAAGCGCTGTCCCGGGTTGTTCTTGATTTGTCAGGTCGTCCTGGTTTGGAATTTGGTGTTGAATTTAAACGGGCACGCATCGGTGATTTTGATGTGGATCTTATCCACGAATTTTTCCAAGGTTTTGTTAACCATGCTTTAGTGACTTTGCATATTGACAACTTGCGTGGTGATAATGCACATCATCAATCAGAAACAATCTTTAAGGCATTTGGCCGTGCGCTTCGTATGGCTGCCGAACTAGATCCTCGTATGGCAGGCATCATGCCTTCTACCAAGGGAAGTTTATAA